A single region of the Brachypodium distachyon strain Bd21 chromosome 3, Brachypodium_distachyon_v3.0, whole genome shotgun sequence genome encodes:
- the LOC100833803 gene encoding nucleotide-sugar uncharacterized transporter 2 — protein MMKLRWWRVDASEVAAVTAMGVWEAVLAGGGRRFIKRKDSDAGETGRALEELRSSLYNEMHSSEGAKRQQQRFCGPPVALTFNFAVAVGIIVANKMVMGSVGFKFPIALSLIHYAVALVLMAILKALSLLPVAPPSKSTPFSSLFALGAVMSLSTGLANVSLKHNSVGFYQMAKIAVTPTIVAAEFMLFQKKVSFQKVITLATVSFGVAVATVTDLEFNFFGACVALAWIVPSAVNKILWSNLQQSGHWTALALMWKTTPVTIFFLLALMPLLDPPGLLLFNWNFRNSCAIIISALFGFLLQWSGALALGATSALSHVVLGQFKTIVIMLSGYLIFSSDPGITSICGAVVALGGMSFYTYLGLKESAAAGKKPPSRTNSFLAGKPGSGVAGEGGNSDYEDSV, from the exons ATGATGAAGCTGCGGTGGTGGCGGGTGGACGCCTCGGAGGTGGCCGCCGTGACGGCAATGGGCGTCTGGGAGgccgtcctcgccggcggcggccggcgcttcatcaagcgcaaggacaGCGACGCCGGCGAGACCG GTCGGGCGCTGGAGGAGCTGCGAAGCTCCCTGTACAACGAGATGCATAGCTCCGAAGGGGCCAagcgccagcagcagcggtTCTGCGGCCCACCCGTCGCGCTCACATTCAACTTCGCCGTCGCTGTTGGGATCATCGTGGCCAATAAAATG GTGATGGGGAGTGTTGGATTCAAGTTCCCGATCGCGCTATCGTTGATCCACTACGCCGTTGCGCTGGTCCTGATGGCGATCCTCAAGGCGCTGTCCTTGTTGCCGGTTGCGCCTCCTTCGAAATCCACGCCTTTCTCATCCCTGTTTGCTTTGGGCGCCGTCATGTCTCTCTCCACTGGGCTTGCTAATGTGAGCTTGAAACATAATAG TGTAGGTTTCTACCAAATGGCTAAGATTGCCGTGACTCCAACAATTGTCGCCGCGGAGTTTATGCTTTTCCAGAAGAAGGTTTCATTTCAGAAG GTTATCACTCTGGCAACTGTGTCATTTGGAGTGGCTGTGGCCACTGTTACAGATCTAGAGTTCAACTTCTTCGGTGCTTGTGTAGCATTGGCCTGGATTGTCCCTAGTGCAGTAAACAAAATCCTGTGGTCAAATCTTCAACAGAGCGGACATTGGACCGCCCTTGC gctaatgtggaagacAACCCCCGTTACCATATTTTTCTTACTGGCATTGATGCCTTTGCTGGATCCACCGGGCTTGCTGTTGTTCAACTGGAATTTCAGAAACAGCTGTGCTATTATCATCTCTGCTTTATTTGGCTTCCTTCTCCAGTGGTCTGGCGCTTTGGCACTTGG CGCGACGTCCGCCCTGTCGCACGTGGTGCTGGGCCAGTTCAAGACCATCGTGATAATGCTCTCCGGCTACCTCATCTTCAGCTCGGACCCCGGGATCACCAGCATctgcggcgccgtcgtcgcgcTCGGCGGCATGTCCTTCTACACCTACCTGGGCCTCAAGGagtccgcggccgccggcaagaaGCCGCCCTCGAGAACCAACTCGTTCCTGGCCGGCAAGcccggcagcggcgtcgcCGGGGAGGGGGGCAA